The proteins below come from a single Nitrospira sp. genomic window:
- a CDS encoding sigma-54-dependent Fis family transcriptional regulator, which translates to MVLEPLYDIAQAGDGPEGLDIFRKEDPDLVLLDIVLPGTDGLAVLQMLRTERKSTPVIMLTGTKSVKTAVDAMKLGAADYLSKPFDVDELRIIIDRVLNSSELEQEVTQLRAQVAKRYAFHNLIGKSAGMQEIYSKIEQVADSRTTVLITGESGTGKELVAKALHYNSSRRERPFVALNCAALPETLIESELFGHEKGAFTDATARRVGQFELANTGTLFLDEIGDLSPVTQAKLLRVIQEREFTRIGGVQPIKVDVRIVAATNKNLDELVRKGLFREDLYYRINVISLYLPPLRERGEDIPLIANHFLEKRLEEAQRPPIEFGKEALELLAHYPWPGNVRELENFIEQAFIWSQHATEITPEHLPTSMKNTSRSPSLRDDTLAGRMSLEKAVMEFEREIILDALQRTNYVQTHAAHLLGISRRMLKYRMDTLGIGRPDNSTSKDSEPQQQE; encoded by the coding sequence ATGGTGCTGGAACCGCTCTACGACATCGCCCAAGCGGGTGACGGTCCTGAGGGCCTCGACATCTTCCGTAAAGAGGACCCTGACTTGGTCCTGCTCGACATCGTACTGCCGGGCACCGACGGTCTCGCAGTACTCCAGATGCTCAGGACAGAGCGGAAATCTACTCCTGTGATTATGCTCACCGGCACAAAATCCGTAAAAACAGCTGTAGATGCGATGAAGTTGGGGGCAGCTGACTACCTCTCAAAACCGTTTGATGTCGATGAGCTGCGAATCATAATCGACCGTGTCTTGAACTCTTCGGAGTTGGAGCAGGAAGTCACCCAATTGCGTGCCCAAGTCGCCAAGCGATACGCGTTTCACAATCTGATTGGAAAAAGTGCGGGCATGCAGGAGATCTACTCAAAAATCGAGCAAGTTGCTGACAGCCGAACCACCGTACTCATTACCGGGGAAAGTGGAACCGGCAAAGAGTTGGTCGCCAAAGCCTTGCACTACAACAGTTCCCGCCGAGAGCGTCCGTTTGTTGCACTCAACTGCGCCGCGCTCCCCGAGACGCTGATTGAAAGCGAGCTGTTCGGCCACGAAAAAGGAGCGTTTACGGACGCCACTGCCCGACGCGTCGGACAATTTGAGCTTGCCAATACCGGAACCTTGTTCCTTGACGAAATCGGCGATCTCAGTCCAGTCACACAAGCCAAGTTATTGCGTGTCATTCAGGAACGAGAGTTTACGAGAATCGGCGGAGTCCAACCAATTAAAGTTGATGTCCGTATCGTCGCGGCAACAAACAAGAACCTTGATGAACTTGTCCGAAAGGGGCTATTTCGGGAAGATCTCTACTATCGAATCAACGTCATCTCTCTCTACCTTCCTCCTCTTCGTGAACGTGGCGAAGATATTCCCTTGATCGCCAACCATTTCCTGGAGAAACGGTTAGAGGAAGCACAGCGCCCCCCCATTGAATTCGGGAAAGAGGCGTTGGAACTCCTAGCTCATTATCCCTGGCCAGGCAATGTGCGTGAGTTGGAAAATTTTATTGAGCAGGCATTCATCTGGTCTCAACATGCCACGGAAATTACCCCAGAGCATTTGCCGACTTCGATGAAAAACACCTCGCGTTCACCATCCCTCCGCGACGATACCCTTGCTGGCCGAATGTCGCTCGAGAAAGCTGTGATGGAGTTTGAACGAGAAATTATTCTGGATGCCTTGCAGCGAACCAACTATGTCCAGACTCATGCTGCTCATCTACTGGGAATCAGTCGTCGAATGCTCAAATATCGAATGGATACACTTGGGATCGGACGACCAGACAATTCAACTAGTAAGGATTCAGAACCTCAACAGCAAGAATGA
- a CDS encoding Stp1/IreP family PP2C-type Ser/Thr phosphatase, with protein MSAWIGIGRSETGLVRTSNQDAFAVIDHTGLWAVADGMGGHAGGGVAAQTAISTVQAQAAFAQEQLRSGSVSPIEVLTALINRAHEAILARARAQPKLKGMGTTLVLLMVIPDQTSMAYVTHIGDSRAYRFRAGILTPLTKDHSLIEKYLERGILTPETAKTHPERHVLTRALGVTATANPTIAGCAMQEDDLVVLCSDGLTKMLEDQDIQHVLCAGDRSPVSACDRLIAAALDRGGEDNITVVVVAHR; from the coding sequence ATGAGCGCATGGATCGGCATCGGCCGAAGCGAAACCGGTCTGGTGCGGACGTCAAATCAGGATGCCTTTGCCGTCATCGACCACACAGGACTGTGGGCCGTCGCAGACGGAATGGGTGGTCACGCGGGCGGTGGGGTCGCAGCCCAAACGGCCATCTCGACGGTGCAGGCCCAAGCCGCGTTCGCACAGGAGCAGCTCCGGAGTGGATCTGTCTCTCCGATCGAGGTGTTGACCGCGTTGATCAACCGCGCGCACGAAGCCATTTTGGCTCGGGCCCGCGCCCAACCGAAGCTCAAGGGGATGGGGACTACCCTCGTGCTGCTGATGGTCATCCCTGATCAAACCTCCATGGCATACGTGACCCACATTGGCGATAGTCGTGCCTACCGGTTTCGAGCCGGGATACTCACTCCGCTGACCAAAGATCATTCGTTGATTGAAAAATACCTCGAGCGCGGCATTCTCACTCCGGAAACAGCAAAAACCCATCCCGAGCGACATGTCCTGACTCGCGCCCTTGGCGTCACGGCAACAGCGAACCCCACGATCGCCGGGTGTGCGATGCAGGAAGACGATCTCGTCGTGCTCTGCTCGGATGGCCTGACAAAGATGTTAGAGGATCAGGATATTCAACACGTGCTTTGCGCCGGCGATCGCAGCCCCGTCAGTGCCTGTGACCGCTTGATCGCCGCCGCACTCGATCGTGGCGGCGAGGATAACATCACGGTCGTCGTCGTTGCCCATCGATAA
- a CDS encoding nuclear transport factor 2 family protein, with translation MRQPASFILAIFVFLLHFATSSWAADPSDPETAIRLMIRANAEKDLPTLSRLMAHDADIVSYTVGGRKYVGWPDFEREMREEFVNAQKIEIPITELKVWTKGDLAWFAMEVDYIRYVGEGSAVKRTVLPLRETGILERRAGRWQLLSWHESFRSAQLGGPLASPSAAATGSQKLVSTAPAAMPDVSGEWDILEVEDEKRYKATLDKNGNGPYTQQGGRFVTTKIENRLWQGTWYQPGNDREGGFEVLLSEDGKEAKGIWWYTRVDTRKNIPPKEHGGTYHWKKAPSSPASTQ, from the coding sequence ATGCGCCAACCGGCGTCGTTTATTCTTGCAATTTTTGTCTTTCTTCTCCACTTCGCCACCAGCTCCTGGGCTGCAGACCCCTCAGATCCCGAGACCGCCATTCGCCTGATGATACGTGCGAACGCTGAGAAAGACCTTCCCACTCTATCACGCCTCATGGCACACGATGCCGATATCGTCAGCTATACCGTCGGTGGTCGCAAATATGTTGGCTGGCCGGACTTTGAGCGGGAGATGCGTGAGGAGTTCGTCAACGCACAGAAAATCGAAATCCCTATCACTGAATTAAAGGTCTGGACAAAAGGCGATCTCGCCTGGTTTGCCATGGAAGTCGACTATATCCGCTATGTCGGTGAGGGATCAGCCGTCAAGAGAACGGTGCTTCCGTTACGAGAAACCGGTATTCTTGAGCGTCGTGCTGGACGCTGGCAGCTACTATCCTGGCATGAGTCATTTCGATCCGCTCAACTCGGTGGCCCACTTGCGTCACCATCAGCAGCCGCAACAGGATCACAAAAGCTCGTCAGTACCGCTCCCGCTGCAATGCCGGATGTCAGTGGAGAATGGGACATTCTCGAAGTGGAAGATGAAAAACGCTACAAAGCGACCCTCGACAAGAATGGAAATGGCCCTTACACCCAACAAGGCGGACGATTCGTCACCACCAAGATTGAGAACCGCCTCTGGCAAGGCACCTGGTATCAGCCTGGTAACGATCGCGAGGGTGGGTTTGAGGTGCTCCTCTCCGAAGACGGGAAGGAGGCGAAAGGAATCTGGTGGTACACACGAGTCGACACCAGAAAAAATATTCCGCCTAAGGAACACGGCGGTACCTATCACTGGAAGAAAGCGCCATCATCACCGGCCAGTACCCAATGA
- a CDS encoding ribonuclease H-like domain-containing protein has translation MLTSSFIFLPGVGPVTERRWWQDGVLTWNHFLAQPTISGLSTARKRWYDDELRAAHSLAEQGQFRQLASRFPRREHWRLYETCRSRAGYLDIETTGTSPEKGDITVVGLHHHGHTLSLVRGETLTAECLQAELDHCDLLVTFFGSRFDIPYLCAKFPELRLPPWHFDLCFAARRLALRGGLKQIEQEFGIERNGSIQGLDGWDAVRLWSQWVHGDKIARDQLLAYNRADTEHLVLLADRFAEDLMTQFGPSSVACSTFHPAYTR, from the coding sequence ATGCTCACTTCCAGTTTCATCTTCTTGCCGGGCGTCGGTCCTGTCACGGAACGCCGCTGGTGGCAGGATGGGGTGCTGACCTGGAACCATTTCCTCGCACAACCTACGATCTCCGGACTCTCGACGGCTCGAAAACGCTGGTACGATGATGAACTCCGCGCGGCACACTCGCTCGCGGAACAGGGCCAGTTTCGTCAATTGGCCTCGCGCTTTCCGCGACGTGAACATTGGCGGCTCTATGAAACGTGTCGTTCTCGCGCAGGCTATCTGGACATCGAAACCACGGGCACGTCGCCGGAGAAAGGTGATATCACAGTCGTTGGGCTGCATCACCACGGACACACGCTCAGTCTTGTACGCGGTGAGACCCTCACAGCTGAATGCCTACAGGCCGAGCTTGATCACTGCGACCTCCTCGTCACGTTTTTTGGGTCCCGGTTTGATATTCCCTATCTTTGTGCTAAGTTTCCCGAACTCCGTCTTCCCCCATGGCACTTTGATCTCTGTTTTGCCGCTCGCCGGCTTGCATTACGGGGAGGACTCAAGCAGATTGAACAGGAATTCGGTATCGAGCGCAACGGATCAATCCAGGGATTGGATGGATGGGACGCAGTTCGGCTTTGGTCGCAATGGGTTCATGGGGACAAGATCGCGCGTGACCAACTCTTGGCTTACAATCGAGCAGACACTGAACATCTTGTGCTCTTGGCAGATCGTTTTGCAGAGGATTTAATGACTCAATTTGGCCCCTCCTCCGTTGCGTGCTCCACCTTTCACCCAGCCTACACCCGATGA
- a CDS encoding response regulator, whose amino-acid sequence MGPRDALKVVLSPLFTIHCAENARKALDLLRKESIDLITLDQKLPDCQGLELLQEIKLNYPAIEVVIVTGYGSLKSAMEGIRHGAAGYLLKPFNAHELTTLIQQTIEKKRRLDFLRRYLHSSPKLWGPPEQRISSWDTLQTEHLSFSPTHEAVAAMPSHDDMRLLPLFSDILEATDRQLLNHSSRVSFYATLMAARLNLPLADQKALALGAFLHDIGKTSLPHYQFAEDQVLPSREPVVCPEHPVNGARMLEFLGLPTEVGQIIAAHHERWDGHGYPQGLQGAEIPLLARIVGMAQLFDHLTADAPGRSPLSVEQAIRQIADPSLMQFDPQLLELFIDVVKESTVSNPAMAAVPAA is encoded by the coding sequence GTGGGCCCGCGAGACGCATTGAAAGTCGTTCTTAGCCCATTATTCACCATTCACTGTGCCGAGAATGCCAGAAAGGCACTTGACCTCCTCCGAAAAGAGTCGATTGACCTTATTACCCTCGATCAAAAACTGCCTGATTGCCAAGGCCTAGAGCTCCTTCAAGAGATCAAGCTCAATTATCCCGCCATAGAGGTTGTGATTGTGACAGGATACGGCAGCCTGAAATCTGCGATGGAAGGCATTCGCCACGGAGCGGCAGGTTACTTACTCAAGCCGTTTAACGCACACGAACTGACCACACTCATTCAGCAGACGATCGAAAAGAAACGCCGACTAGATTTTCTTCGGCGATATCTCCACAGCTCACCGAAGCTGTGGGGGCCTCCGGAACAGCGGATCTCTTCGTGGGATACTCTCCAAACAGAACACCTCTCATTCTCTCCCACCCATGAAGCCGTTGCTGCAATGCCCTCGCACGATGATATGAGACTGCTTCCGTTATTCTCCGACATCCTTGAAGCAACCGACCGTCAATTATTGAATCATTCCAGTCGTGTAAGTTTCTATGCCACGTTAATGGCGGCTCGACTCAATTTACCCCTTGCTGACCAAAAGGCCTTGGCACTGGGAGCATTTCTCCATGACATTGGGAAAACGAGCCTTCCTCACTATCAGTTTGCTGAGGATCAAGTCCTCCCATCGCGAGAACCAGTCGTGTGCCCTGAACATCCGGTCAACGGGGCTCGAATGCTTGAGTTTCTAGGGCTACCAACCGAGGTCGGACAGATTATTGCCGCTCACCATGAACGATGGGATGGACACGGCTATCCTCAGGGACTTCAGGGTGCAGAGATTCCTCTCCTGGCCCGTATTGTCGGTATGGCGCAATTATTTGACCACTTGACTGCAGATGCTCCAGGACGTTCTCCTCTTTCCGTTGAACAGGCGATTCGACAGATCGCAGACCCATCACTGATGCAATTCGACCCGCAGCTCCTGGAACTGTTCATCGATGTTGTCAAGGAGTCGACTGTCTCGAACCCGGCCATGGCTGCTGTTCCAGCTGCTTAA
- a CDS encoding DUF507 family protein: MRLSRERVRHLAESLTGHLQRHDDLEVVGDRKVLVEVLDHAVTQELSAEDRLNAEVRQLLKAYEQQIEQGQVDYQKMFQMVKQKLVRERGIIL; encoded by the coding sequence ATGCGACTCTCGAGGGAACGTGTGCGTCATCTTGCGGAAAGTCTCACGGGGCATCTCCAACGGCACGATGACCTTGAAGTGGTTGGAGACCGCAAGGTCTTGGTCGAGGTACTGGATCATGCCGTCACACAGGAATTATCAGCCGAAGATCGGCTGAATGCTGAGGTGCGCCAACTTCTGAAGGCGTATGAGCAGCAGATTGAGCAGGGCCAAGTGGATTATCAGAAGATGTTTCAGATGGTGAAGCAGAAGTTGGTCCGTGAGCGAGGAATCATCTTGTAA
- the bcp gene encoding thioredoxin-dependent thiol peroxidase has protein sequence MSKELAVGDKAPELGIPDQHGKSVTLKSFKGKQIVLYFYPKDDTPGCTKESCDFRDVESQILRAGGTIVGVSLDGKESHQKFIKKFELPFPLLSDEDAAISKAYGVYKEKNMYGKKYWGIERSTFVIDLEGNVKAVFRKVKVDGHADEVLKALKA, from the coding sequence ATGAGCAAAGAACTCGCAGTCGGGGACAAAGCACCTGAGCTTGGAATTCCAGATCAACACGGGAAATCCGTGACCCTAAAGAGTTTCAAAGGAAAGCAGATCGTCCTCTACTTCTATCCCAAAGACGATACGCCTGGCTGTACGAAAGAGTCTTGTGACTTTCGCGATGTGGAGTCGCAGATTCTTCGGGCCGGAGGCACCATCGTGGGGGTGAGTCTGGATGGAAAAGAGTCGCATCAGAAATTCATCAAGAAATTTGAGCTTCCATTTCCGCTGCTCAGCGATGAAGATGCCGCGATCTCGAAAGCCTACGGAGTCTACAAAGAGAAGAATATGTACGGGAAAAAGTATTGGGGTATCGAGCGCAGCACGTTCGTTATCGATCTTGAGGGAAACGTGAAGGCGGTTTTTCGGAAAGTGAAAGTCGACGGTCATGCGGATGAAGTGCTGAAGGCACTCAAAGCATAG
- a CDS encoding tetratricopeptide repeat protein has product MTTMISRVTVLGLMVLLLVGTGCFQKRKPLVPLALDGEARSQAMTLTEQGTQAYQAQQFEEAKRYFEQAVTEAPTSGPAHYNYALALNALGDSEVARRHFLEAADLSPGDKVIWDSPALSPYGNPENKNKKMPGPYTPRRSSFGSGMPGGY; this is encoded by the coding sequence ATGACAACTATGATCTCCCGCGTGACGGTGTTGGGTCTTATGGTCCTGCTGCTCGTCGGTACAGGCTGTTTTCAGAAGCGGAAGCCATTGGTGCCGCTGGCCCTGGATGGGGAAGCGAGGTCGCAGGCCATGACGTTGACGGAGCAAGGCACGCAGGCGTATCAAGCCCAACAGTTCGAAGAAGCCAAGCGGTATTTCGAACAAGCCGTCACCGAAGCGCCGACGTCTGGCCCGGCCCATTACAATTACGCGCTGGCCCTGAATGCACTCGGCGACTCAGAAGTCGCCAGGCGGCATTTTCTGGAGGCAGCTGACCTCTCTCCTGGAGATAAGGTCATTTGGGACTCGCCGGCACTCTCGCCATACGGCAATCCGGAGAACAAGAACAAGAAGATGCCGGGGCCCTATACACCTCGTCGGTCATCGTTCGGCAGCGGTATGCCTGGTGGGTATTAA
- a CDS encoding DUF507 family protein: MLTEDKVSHLSHVILTAIKTVPGVRLKRSDELVLKEIKKVLADELAQEQRIDRTVRAKLASYSRGLVEGSAEWDVLYRKTFEEETRKQVKI; encoded by the coding sequence ATGTTGACGGAAGATAAGGTCAGCCATTTATCCCACGTGATTCTGACGGCCATTAAGACCGTTCCTGGTGTCCGGCTCAAGCGTAGCGACGAGTTGGTCTTGAAGGAAATCAAGAAGGTATTGGCCGATGAGCTTGCACAGGAGCAGCGCATTGATCGGACGGTGAGGGCGAAGCTCGCCTCGTATTCACGAGGTCTTGTTGAAGGGAGTGCCGAGTGGGATGTGTTGTATCGGAAGACGTTCGAGGAAGAGACTCGCAAGCAGGTGAAGATCTGA
- a CDS encoding DEAD/DEAH box helicase family protein, translating into MPTPEDKAREYIDRALEQAGWKVQDYKSAHLHAGRGVVLRNFPLASGHGFADYLLYIDGKAAGVIEAKKEGITLTGVEVQAGKYSKGLPADLPAHIRPLPFLYQSTGIETRFTNGLDPDPRSRRVFSFHRPDTLASWLLYRDDLPRDLGGASLAAEGMATLRGKLRALAKAHPLKTEGLWPAQITAITNLEQSLAQDRPRALIQMATGSGKTFTAINFIYRLIKFSGAKRVLFLVDRGNLGDQTLKEFQQYVSPYNNFKFTEEFIVQRLTSNQLDTTARVCIGTIQRMYSILKGRELTEEDEETSVAGLERLAKKPEPIDYNPAIPIETFDIIVTDECHRSIYNLWAQVLEYFDASLIGLTATPNKQTFGFFNQNLVMEYNHEQAVADGVNVNYDVYRIRTAITQAGSKVDSGFYVEKRDRESRATRWEQLDDDFSYDPDQLDRDVVAPDQIRTVIKMFKEKLFTEIFPGRKWVPKTLIFAKGDSHAEDIVKTVREEFGKGNDFAQKITYRTTGADPKDLIKAFRVSPLPRIAVTVDMIATGTDIKPVEIVLFMRAVKSRTFFEQMKGRGVRVIKADDLKSVTPDAVSKDHFVIVDAVGVCEMDKTDARPMEKKPSVAFDKLLQAVALGSTDEDVLTSIAGRLARMEHRITKQDDQTIVKASGGHSLKDLSRRLVEAVNPDRQEERARQQFGTDKPTEQQIQRAVAALIEEAARPFQDPKLRELLIDIKKKNELVIDHVSQDQVIEAGFSAEALARAKTLVQSFEEFITQHKDEITALQVLYSKPYKQRLTFENIKELADAIEKPPYLWNESQLWQAYAALEKSKVKGASGKRILTDLVSLVRFAIHQDNELVPFPERVNANFNAWLAHQEKAKKFTDEQRHWLEMIRDHVAANLSIEKDDFELAPFNREGGLGKVHQVFGSELNKIIEELNGALAA; encoded by the coding sequence ATGCCGACGCCGGAAGACAAAGCGCGTGAGTACATCGACCGTGCACTGGAACAGGCGGGCTGGAAAGTACAGGATTACAAGAGCGCACATCTTCATGCCGGACGGGGAGTCGTTCTCAGAAATTTCCCGCTCGCCAGCGGACACGGCTTTGCGGACTATCTTCTTTATATCGACGGTAAAGCGGCCGGAGTGATTGAGGCCAAGAAGGAAGGCATCACACTGACAGGGGTGGAGGTCCAGGCAGGGAAGTACAGCAAGGGGCTTCCCGCCGACTTGCCCGCGCATATCAGGCCGCTGCCGTTTCTTTACCAAAGCACGGGCATTGAAACCCGCTTTACCAACGGCCTCGATCCGGACCCGCGTAGCCGCCGAGTCTTCTCCTTCCATCGTCCGGACACCTTGGCAAGCTGGCTTCTTTACCGGGACGACCTGCCGAGGGATCTGGGTGGCGCTTCGCTCGCGGCCGAGGGCATGGCGACGCTGCGTGGCAAACTGCGAGCGCTGGCGAAAGCTCATCCTCTCAAGACCGAAGGTCTCTGGCCTGCTCAGATCACCGCTATCACGAATCTTGAGCAGTCACTGGCTCAGGACCGTCCCCGCGCCCTCATTCAAATGGCTACCGGCAGCGGTAAGACCTTCACCGCCATCAACTTCATCTATCGCCTGATCAAGTTTTCCGGGGCCAAGCGTGTGCTCTTTCTGGTGGATCGCGGCAACCTGGGCGACCAGACATTAAAAGAGTTTCAGCAGTACGTCTCGCCCTACAATAACTTCAAGTTCACCGAGGAGTTCATCGTCCAACGCCTCACGAGCAATCAGCTCGACACCACCGCACGCGTCTGCATCGGGACGATCCAGCGCATGTATTCCATTCTCAAAGGGCGCGAGCTGACCGAAGAAGATGAAGAAACCTCCGTCGCCGGGCTTGAACGGCTCGCCAAGAAACCGGAACCCATAGACTATAACCCAGCCATTCCGATTGAAACCTTCGACATTATCGTCACCGACGAGTGCCACCGGTCCATCTACAACCTCTGGGCGCAGGTGCTCGAATACTTCGACGCCTCCCTCATCGGGCTCACCGCCACGCCCAATAAGCAGACCTTCGGATTCTTCAATCAGAACCTTGTCATGGAATACAACCATGAGCAGGCTGTGGCTGACGGCGTGAACGTCAACTATGACGTCTACCGCATCCGCACTGCCATCACCCAGGCGGGCTCCAAAGTAGATTCAGGTTTCTATGTCGAGAAGCGCGACCGGGAGAGCCGTGCCACGCGCTGGGAACAGCTCGATGACGATTTCTCGTACGATCCCGACCAGCTCGATCGCGATGTGGTGGCCCCGGACCAGATCCGCACCGTCATCAAGATGTTTAAGGAGAAGCTCTTCACCGAGATCTTTCCCGGCCGTAAATGGGTGCCCAAGACGCTGATCTTCGCCAAGGGCGATTCCCACGCCGAGGACATTGTGAAGACCGTCCGCGAGGAATTCGGCAAGGGGAACGACTTCGCACAGAAGATAACCTATCGCACCACCGGCGCCGACCCGAAGGACCTCATCAAGGCCTTCCGTGTCTCGCCCTTGCCCCGCATCGCCGTTACCGTGGATATGATCGCCACCGGCACCGACATCAAGCCGGTCGAAATCGTCCTCTTCATGCGTGCCGTGAAATCCCGCACCTTCTTTGAACAAATGAAGGGCCGTGGCGTCCGCGTCATCAAGGCAGACGATCTCAAGAGCGTCACGCCCGACGCTGTGAGCAAAGATCACTTCGTCATTGTGGACGCCGTCGGTGTCTGTGAGATGGACAAGACCGATGCGCGCCCGATGGAAAAGAAGCCGAGCGTGGCTTTTGATAAGCTCTTGCAGGCGGTTGCGTTGGGCAGCACCGACGAAGACGTGCTGACCAGCATCGCTGGACGGCTTGCCCGCATGGAACACCGGATTACGAAGCAAGATGACCAGACCATTGTGAAAGCCAGCGGCGGCCACTCGCTCAAGGATTTGAGCCGTCGGTTGGTCGAAGCCGTGAACCCTGATCGACAGGAAGAGCGGGCGAGGCAGCAGTTCGGGACGGACAAGCCGACCGAGCAGCAGATTCAGCGGGCGGTAGCGGCTTTGATCGAAGAAGCGGCGAGGCCGTTCCAAGATCCGAAGCTGCGCGAACTGCTCATCGACATCAAGAAGAAGAATGAACTGGTCATCGACCACGTGAGCCAAGATCAGGTCATCGAAGCAGGTTTCAGTGCCGAGGCTTTGGCCCGCGCCAAGACCCTCGTGCAGTCGTTCGAGGAGTTCATCACACAGCACAAGGACGAGATCACCGCGCTACAAGTCCTCTATAGTAAGCCTTACAAGCAGCGTCTCACCTTCGAGAACATCAAGGAACTGGCCGACGCCATTGAGAAGCCGCCCTATCTGTGGAATGAATCCCAGCTCTGGCAGGCCTATGCGGCGTTGGAGAAGTCGAAGGTGAAGGGTGCGAGCGGCAAGCGCATCCTCACAGACTTGGTCTCCCTCGTCCGCTTCGCGATCCATCAAGACAACGAGTTGGTCCCGTTTCCGGAGCGGGTGAATGCCAACTTCAATGCCTGGTTGGCACACCAGGAGAAGGCTAAGAAGTTCACGGACGAGCAGCGGCACTGGCTGGAGATGATCCGCGACCATGTTGCGGCGAATCTCAGCATCGAGAAGGATGATTTCGAGCTGGCGCCGTTCAATCGAGAGGGCGGGTTAGGGAAAGTGCATCAGGTGTTTGGTAGTGAGTTGAACAAGATCATTGAAGAACTGAATGGGGCGTTGGCTGCGTGA